In Streptomyces liangshanensis, the DNA window TAGGGTCGTACCTCGTCGGCGCGGTGGCACAGACCGCTCCGACCGGGCAGGACAACCGAGCAAGCAGGGGAGCGGTGCAGCGTGACCGGTGGAGAAGTTGCCGGGATCCTCGTGGCCGTGTTCTGGGCGATTCTGGTCTCCTTCCTCGCCGTGGTGCTGGTGAGGCTGGCCCAGACGCTCAAGGCGGCCACCAGACTCGTGGCGGACGTGACCGAGCAGGCCGTCCCGCTGCTCGCCGACGCGTCGGCGACCGTCCGTTCCGCGCAGACCCAGCTCGACCGCGTCGACGCCATCGCGACCGACGTCCAGGAAGTCACCTCCAACGCCTCCGCGCTGTCCTCGACGGTCGCCTCGACCTTCGGCGGCCCCCTCGTCAAGGTCGCGGCCTTCGGCTACGGCGTACGGCAGGCGTTGAGCCGCAAGGGCGCCCCGGCCGCCGGGAGCGCCGCCCCCGAGCGCGCAGCGCGCCGCACGGTCGTGGGCCGTACGGTGCCGGCCGCCCGGCGCAGGAACAAGAAGGGCTGACGCAGCGATGTTCCGCCGTACGTTCTGGTTCACCGCGGGCGCGGCGGCCGGCGTGTGGGCGACCACCAAGGTCAACCGCAAGCTCCGGCAGCTCACCCCCGAGTCCCTCGCCGCGCAGGCCGCGAACAAGGCGATCGACGCCGGTCACAAGCTCAAGGACTTCGCCCTCGACGTGCGGACCGGCATGGTCCGCCGCGAGGCCGAACTGGGCGAGGCACTCGGCCTGGAGGCACCGGCCGACCCCGCCCTCCCCGCGCCCCGGCGCCTCGCGGCGATCGAGTACACCGAACGACCCCGCACGGGAACCACCCGCCACACCCCCAACCCGCACAACCGGAATGAGGACCACTGATGGAGTCGGCCGAAATCCGCCGTCGCTGGCTGAGCTTCTTCGAGGAGCGCGGTCACACCGTTGTCCCTTCGGCGTCGCTCATCGCGGACGACCCGACTCTCCTGCTGGTCCCGGCGGGCATGGTGCCCTTCAAGCCGTACTTCCTCGGTGAGGTCAAGCCGCCGTACCCGCGCGCCACCAGCGTCCAGAAGTGCGTCCGCACCCCGGACATCGAAGAGGTCGGCAAGACCACCCGCCACGGCACCTTCTTCCAGATGTGCGGCAACTTCTCCTTCGGCGACTACTTCAAGGAAGGCGCCGTCAAGCTCGCCTGGGAGCTGCTCACCAGCTCCCTCGCCGACGGCGGCTTCGGCCTGGACCCCGAGCGGCTCTGGGTCACCGTCTACGAGGACGACGACGAGGCCGAGCGCATCTGGCGGGACGTCGTCGGCTTCCCCGCCGAGCGCATCCAGCGCCTCGGCAAGGCCGAGAACTACTGGTCCATGGGCGTGCCCGGCCCCTGCGGCCCCTGCTCGGAGATCATGTACGACCGGGGCCCCGACTTCGGCGTCGAGGGCGGCCCCGCCGTCAACGACGAGCGGTACGTGGAGATCTGGAACCTGGTCTTCATGCAGTACGAGCGCGGCGAGGGCACCGGCAAGGCCGACTTCGAGATCCTCGGCGACCTGCCGTCGCAGAACATCGACACCGGTCTCGGCCTCGAACGCCTCGCCATGATTCTCCAGGGCGTACAGAACATGTACGAGACGGACACCCTGCGCGTCGTCATGGACAAGGCCACCGAGCTGACCGGCGTGCGCTACGGCGCCGACCACGGCTCGGACGTCTCCCTGCGCGTGGTCGCCGACCACATGCGCACCTCCGCCATGCTCATCGGCGACGGCGTCACCCCCGGCAACGAGGGCCGCGGCTACGTGCTGCGCCGCATCATGCGCCGCGCCATCCGCAACATGCGCCTCCTCGGCGCCACCCAGCCGGTGGTCGCCGACCTGATCGACGTCGTCATCAGGACCATGGGCCGGCAGTACCCGGAGCTGGAGACCGACCGCAAGCGCATCGAGACCGTCGCCCTCGCCGAGGAGGCCGCCTTCCTCAAGGCCCTCAAGGGCGGGACGAACATCCTCGACACCGCCGTCACCGAGACCAAGGCCGCCGGCGGGCAGGTGCTCTCCGGCGACCGGGCCTTCCTGCTCCACGACACCTGGGGCTTCCCCATCGACCTCACCCTCGAGATGGCCGCCGAACAGGGCCTCTCCGTGGACGAGGACGGCTTCCGCCGGCTCATGAAGGAGCAGCGCGACCGCGCCAAGGCCGACGCCAAGGCCAAGAAGTCCGGCCACGCCGACCTCTCCGCCTACCGCGCCGTGGCCGACAACAGCGGCTCCACCGAGTTCACCGGCTACACCTCCACCGAGAACGAGTCGGTGATCGTCGGCCTGCTCGTCGACGGGGTGTCCTCGCCGGCCGCCACCGAGGGCGACGAGGTCGAGGTGGTCCTCGACCGCACGCCGTTCTACGCCGAGGGCGGCGGCCAGCTCGCCGACCAGGGCCGGATCCGGCTCGACACCGGCGCCGTCATCCAGGTCCGCGACGTCCAGCAGCCCGTGCCCGGGGTCTCCGTGCACAAGGGCGTCGTCCAGGTCGGCGAGGTGACGGTCGGCGCCCCGGTGCAGGCCGCCATCGACCTCAACCGGCGCCGGGCCATCGCCCGCGCCCACAGCGCCACGCACCTCACGCACCAGGCGCTGCGCGACGCCCTCGGCCCCACGGCCGCCCAGGCCGGCTCCGAGAACTCCCCGGGCCGCTTCCGCTTCGACTTCGGCTCGCCCGCCGCCGTCCCCGGCACGGTCCTCACCGACGTCGAGCAGAAGATCAACGAGGTCCTGTCCCGGGAACTCGACGTCCAGGCCGAGGTCATGTCCATCGACGAGGCCAAGAAGCAGGGCGCCATCGCCGAGTTCGGCGAGAAGTACGGCGAGCGCGTCCGCGTGGTGACCATCGGCGACTTCTCCAAGGAGCTGTGCGGCGGCACGCACGTCAAGAACACCGCCCAGCTCGGCCTGGTGAAGCTCCTCGGCGAGTCGTCCATCGGCTCCGGCGTCCGCCGGATCGAGGCCCTGGTCGGCGTCGACGCGTACAACTTCCTCGCCAAGGAGCACACCGTCGTCGCCCAGCTCCAGGAGCTGGTCAAGGGCCGCTCGGAGGAGCTGCCCGAGAAGATCTCCGGCATGCTCTCCAAGCTGCGGGACGCCGAGAAGGAGATCGAGAAGTTCCGCGCCGAGAAGGTGCTCGCCGCCGCCGCGGGCTTGGTCGACAGCGCCAAGGACGTGCG includes these proteins:
- a CDS encoding DUF948 domain-containing protein; the protein is MTGGEVAGILVAVFWAILVSFLAVVLVRLAQTLKAATRLVADVTEQAVPLLADASATVRSAQTQLDRVDAIATDVQEVTSNASALSSTVASTFGGPLVKVAAFGYGVRQALSRKGAPAAGSAAPERAARRTVVGRTVPAARRRNKKG
- a CDS encoding DUF6167 family protein, coding for MFRRTFWFTAGAAAGVWATTKVNRKLRQLTPESLAAQAANKAIDAGHKLKDFALDVRTGMVRREAELGEALGLEAPADPALPAPRRLAAIEYTERPRTGTTRHTPNPHNRNEDH
- the alaS gene encoding alanine--tRNA ligase, producing the protein MESAEIRRRWLSFFEERGHTVVPSASLIADDPTLLLVPAGMVPFKPYFLGEVKPPYPRATSVQKCVRTPDIEEVGKTTRHGTFFQMCGNFSFGDYFKEGAVKLAWELLTSSLADGGFGLDPERLWVTVYEDDDEAERIWRDVVGFPAERIQRLGKAENYWSMGVPGPCGPCSEIMYDRGPDFGVEGGPAVNDERYVEIWNLVFMQYERGEGTGKADFEILGDLPSQNIDTGLGLERLAMILQGVQNMYETDTLRVVMDKATELTGVRYGADHGSDVSLRVVADHMRTSAMLIGDGVTPGNEGRGYVLRRIMRRAIRNMRLLGATQPVVADLIDVVIRTMGRQYPELETDRKRIETVALAEEAAFLKALKGGTNILDTAVTETKAAGGQVLSGDRAFLLHDTWGFPIDLTLEMAAEQGLSVDEDGFRRLMKEQRDRAKADAKAKKSGHADLSAYRAVADNSGSTEFTGYTSTENESVIVGLLVDGVSSPAATEGDEVEVVLDRTPFYAEGGGQLADQGRIRLDTGAVIQVRDVQQPVPGVSVHKGVVQVGEVTVGAPVQAAIDLNRRRAIARAHSATHLTHQALRDALGPTAAQAGSENSPGRFRFDFGSPAAVPGTVLTDVEQKINEVLSRELDVQAEVMSIDEAKKQGAIAEFGEKYGERVRVVTIGDFSKELCGGTHVKNTAQLGLVKLLGESSIGSGVRRIEALVGVDAYNFLAKEHTVVAQLQELVKGRSEELPEKISGMLSKLRDAEKEIEKFRAEKVLAAAAGLVDSAKDVRGTALVTGQVPDGTSADDLRKLVLDVRGRMPGDRPTVVALFTVSGGRPVTVIATNEAARERGLKAGELVRAAAKTLGGGGGGKPDVAQGGGQNPEAVGDAVAAVERLVAETA